The region GGTGACGGCGCTCGCATTTTGGATGACGTGGAAGTGCGCGGTCGTCGACCTGCCGTTCGGCGGCGGTAAGGGCGGCGTGACGTGCGACCCCTCGACGCTCTCGATGAACGAACTCGAGCGCATCACGCGCCGGTACGCGGCCGAACTCGTCGAGGTCGTCGGCCCGGACAAAGACGTGCCGGCCCCCGACGTGAACACGACGCCGCAGATCATGGCGTGGTTCATGGATACGTATTCGATGCATATTCGCCAGTCGTGCCCCGGCGTCGTGACCGGCAAGCCGCTCGCCATCGGCGGGTCGCGCGGACGCGTTGAGGCGACCGGCCGCGGCGTGACGATCTGCGGGCTCGACGAAATGTCGCACATGGGCATCAAGCCCGAAGAGGCGAGAATCGTCGTGCAAGGCTTCGGCAACGTCGGCATGTACGCGGCGAAACTCTTCGCGGAGCGCGGCTGCAAAGTCGTCGGTATCTCCGACGTAACCGGCGCGTACTATAACGCCGACGGATTGGATATCGCGAGCGCGGTCGCGCACGTGCAGGCCAACCACAACCTCGACGGATTCAAAGGCGGCGACAAGATCAGCAACGGCGAGTTGCTGGTGCTCGACTGCGACGTTCTGGTTCCGGCGGCGCTCGAGAAAGTGCTCACGGTCGAGAACGCCTCGCAAATCAAGGCGAAACTGATCGTCGAAGGCGCGAACGGCCCGACGACGCCCGACGCCGACCGCATTTTCAACGAACGCGGCATCACCGTCATCCCCGACATCATGGCCAACGCCGGCGGCGTGACCGTCTCGTATTTCGAGTGGGTTCAAGATCGCATGGGCTACTTCTGGAAAGAGTCGGAAGTCAACGAACGCCTCGAAGATACCCTGCTGACGAACTTCCACGAACTGCGCAAACTCGTCAAACAGCATCACGTGCCATACCGCACCGCCGCCTACATGATCGCCATCGATCGCGTAGTCCAGTCCCTAAAACTCCGCGGCGTCTACGCCTAAACCCCACCCCCGAGCAAACCCAAAAGCGCCGCCGTTACAACGGCGGCGCTTTCAGCTAATGCTTCGACAAGCTCAGCATGACAAACAACCATTCGCGTTGTCATCCTGAGCCTGTCGAAGGACGGAGCCCGTCGAAGGACGACGCGTCGCACGCGCTCATGCTTCGAGGCTCATGCTTCGAGGCTCATGCTTCGAGGCTCATGCTTCGACAAGCTCATGCTTCGACAAGCTCATGCTTCGACAAGCTCATGCTTCGACAAGCTCAGCATGACAAACAACCATTCGTGTTGTCATCCTGAGCCTGTCGAAGGACGGAGCTTGTCGAAGGGCTAGTGTGGGGCGTAGAGATCGGTTGCGTAGATCGTTGAGGGGTTTACCGGGGCAATCGTGAGTCCGAACGCTGAATCTGCGACGCCGATGAAGACGTTTGCAATCAACGCATATCCGGTGTTCGACGGATGCAGTCCGTCGAAGCTCAAGAGTCCGCCGCCAAATGCGAGGCTGCAGCATTTCGCCGAGAGCGGTGCGCCCTGGGTGTGAATCTGCGCGTCGGCCGCGTGGATATCCGCTAGCGGCGAACCGGTAGCGGCGGCCGCCGCGGCGATCGCGGCGTTGTATTGATCGTTCAACCCTTGGACCTGCGCGGCTAGCGTGTCGCTGATGTAAGCGCCGCCGAGCCCGGAGCCTTTGCCGTTGGGATCGAGCTGCACTTGAATTTGCGACGGTGCCGCGCCTTGCGCGATCTGCGCCGCCACCTGCTGCAGCGCCGCGAAGACGCCGGTTTCGGTAAGGTAACCGTTCGAGCTAACGCCGTAAGCCGCAACGTCGGTGACGACCTGGGCGGCTACTTGCCCGCCGAAAGCTTGTGCCGCCGCCGCCGGCAGGCCCTTGGCCGCCGCGGCCGCCGCGACTTGCTGCTGCGTGATGCAGTAGACGTAGCTCTGCAGTTGGCAGAGCTGCGGTGCGGCAGGCGTGCCGCCTCGGAAAAACTGTCCGGTGGAAAGCACGTCGGGCAGATTGGCGACGATGACCTTCGCGCCGACTTTTTGCAGACGCGCAACAGCGAGCGCGATATCGGATTGCATTTGCGCGGGCGTATCCGATGCGGCGCCGTTGCCGCCCGAGAACGCAAACTTCAGCAGATCGTTTGCGCCGAGCCAAACCGTCGCGAGCGTTGGGTGCAGCGAAGCCGCCGCGTCGACTTGATCGAGGTTCGGAATCTTGCCGGCGAACCCGCCGAGCACCGCGTAAAACGGGTCGCTCTCGGAGTTAACGAGGGATTGTAGCGGTCCGGCAGTCGGATCGTTGGGGTTGAGTGCGTACGTGCAAGCCGGCGGGTTGGATGCCGGAGCGGTGAGCGGTGCGATTTGGTAGAGCGCTTCGTGGGCGGTCTGTCCCGGAACCGCGACGTCGTAGATCGTAGCCGACGGGTTCGCGCGAACGACCGAGAGCGCGGTGCTGACCTGGTAGTCGGCTTGATTGAACGTATCGCAGCCGGAATGCGTCGATGCGAAGGGTACCGGACTCGACGGAACGATCTGGCTTCCCAAGCCCGGTGCGTTGATCAACGGGAGAACCGACGTTTGAACGCTCGCCATCGAACTCGCGCTCACGCCTTTCGCTTGTTCGTAGAAGAGCGCCCACCAGCCGTTGGGCTGCGTGGCCGGAACGAGACCGCCGGGAAAGCCGGAGAGCGGGCTCGTGGTAGAAACGCCCAAGAAGCCGCCGGATTGAAAACCAGCCGTCAAGCTATCACCGACGCCGACGATCGTTGCGAGCGCGGCGTTTCCGCTCTGCGGCGGCGTGACGCCGGAGCCCGAGCTGCCGCTGCCGCCTCCGCAAGCGGCGAGGGCGAGGATCGAAAGGACCGCGAGCGGTCGAGAGACGCGATTAAACATAGCGTTATGTCCCATTCTAGAACTGGATGACGCTGGGTGAACCGATGCCGAATTGAATCTGGAGGTTGGTCGCTTTCAATCCCCCGACTTCGGGAATCGTCGTGTTGGCGCAGTTGCCGACTTGCTGGCAGTAGAGCGCGTTGACGCCATAGGGTTTGTAATTCGTCGGGCCGCCGCCATTGAGAATGAGCTGCACGAATCCGTTCTTGCCGACCATTTGCGATGCGCCCAGAAAGTATGCGATGAGATGCTGAGCGTACGGATCTTTTGGCAGATAGTCGCGCGAGCTTTGCGGCTCGAAGAAAAATTTCGTTCCCGGTTTGGGCGTATATTCAAGGTAGAGTATCTGATAGAGCTGCGCGTGGTTCTCGATATTGACGCCGGCCGTATG is a window of Candidatus Baltobacteraceae bacterium DNA encoding:
- a CDS encoding SGNH/GDSL hydrolase family protein codes for the protein MFNRVSRPLAVLSILALAACGGGSGSSGSGVTPPQSGNAALATIVGVGDSLTAGFQSGGFLGVSTTSPLSGFPGGLVPATQPNGWWALFYEQAKGVSASSMASVQTSVLPLINAPGLGSQIVPSSPVPFASTHSGCDTFNQADYQVSTALSVVRANPSATIYDVAVPGQTAHEALYQIAPLTAPASNPPACTYALNPNDPTAGPLQSLVNSESDPFYAVLGGFAGKIPNLDQVDAAASLHPTLATVWLGANDLLKFAFSGGNGAASDTPAQMQSDIALAVARLQKVGAKVIVANLPDVLSTGQFFRGGTPAAPQLCQLQSYVYCITQQQVAAAAAAKGLPAAAAQAFGGQVAAQVVTDVAAYGVSSNGYLTETGVFAALQQVAAQIAQGAAPSQIQVQLDPNGKGSGLGGAYISDTLAAQVQGLNDQYNAAIAAAAAATGSPLADIHAADAQIHTQGAPLSAKCCSLAFGGGLLSFDGLHPSNTGYALIANVFIGVADSAFGLTIAPVNPSTIYATDLYAPH
- a CDS encoding Glu/Leu/Phe/Val dehydrogenase, with translation MTTAVREVSVFGDGIAYFNEAADLLELDAGMRAILTHPSRQIIFSIPFQRDSGEFEVFTGYRVQYNFARGPAKGGIRYHPGVTLDEVTALAFWMTWKCAVVDLPFGGGKGGVTCDPSTLSMNELERITRRYAAELVEVVGPDKDVPAPDVNTTPQIMAWFMDTYSMHIRQSCPGVVTGKPLAIGGSRGRVEATGRGVTICGLDEMSHMGIKPEEARIVVQGFGNVGMYAAKLFAERGCKVVGISDVTGAYYNADGLDIASAVAHVQANHNLDGFKGGDKISNGELLVLDCDVLVPAALEKVLTVENASQIKAKLIVEGANGPTTPDADRIFNERGITVIPDIMANAGGVTVSYFEWVQDRMGYFWKESEVNERLEDTLLTNFHELRKLVKQHHVPYRTAAYMIAIDRVVQSLKLRGVYA